Proteins found in one Brachyspira murdochii DSM 12563 genomic segment:
- a CDS encoding TM1266 family iron-only hydrogenase system putative regulator → MENNRIAVIGIIIEDTNAAAKVNEILHSYSDFVIGRMGIPYREENINIISIVLNAPIDKINSLTGKLGMIENVSAKALYASKK, encoded by the coding sequence ATGGAAAATAATAGAATTGCTGTTATAGGTATAATAATTGAAGACACCAATGCTGCGGCAAAGGTGAATGAAATTCTTCATAGCTACAGTGATTTTGTTATAGGAAGAATGGGTATACCTTACAGAGAAGAAAATATAAATATAATAAGCATAGTATTAAATGCTCCTATAGATAAAATTAATAGTTTAACAGGTAAACTTGGCATGATTGAAAATGTTTCTGCAAAAGCACTTTATGCCAGTAAAAAATAA
- the hydG gene encoding [FeFe] hydrogenase H-cluster radical SAM maturase HydG, producing MSLKTLFKYDSKSRNANEFINDEEILKTISEVENGNYNIREILDKANEMKGLEPKEALALLLCNDKDAENEMFEIAKKIKLEIYGKRIVLFAPLYLSNYCINGCVYCPYHAKNGHIARKQLTQDEIRAEVTALQNMGHKRLALETGEDPDYASMEYLLESIKTIYSIKHKNGAIRRVNVNIAATTVENYRKLKDAGIGTYVLFQETYHKHTYEKVHPSGPKSNYEYHTEAMDRAMEGGIDDVGIGVLFGLYDYKYDFTAMLYHAKHLEDTFGCGPHTISVPRIRPADDVDVKSFPNAIVDSLFKKIVAVLRIAVPYTGIIVSTRESQKSREEALEVGVSQISGGSRTSVGGYVEEEEENSKQFEISDNRSLDDIIKWLSDIGYLPSFCTACYREGRTGDRFMAFAKSGQIKNFCQANAIITLKEYKNDYAKEETRKSIDKVMANEIERVPNEKVKSRLVDALKGIDEGRRDFKF from the coding sequence ATGTCTTTAAAAACTTTATTCAAATACGATTCTAAATCAAGAAATGCAAATGAGTTTATCAATGATGAGGAAATTCTAAAAACAATATCCGAAGTAGAAAATGGCAACTATAATATAAGAGAAATATTAGATAAAGCTAATGAAATGAAAGGCTTAGAGCCTAAAGAGGCATTAGCTTTACTTCTTTGCAATGACAAAGATGCTGAAAATGAGATGTTTGAAATAGCAAAGAAAATCAAATTAGAAATATATGGTAAAAGAATAGTTTTATTTGCTCCGCTTTATTTATCTAACTATTGTATAAACGGCTGTGTTTACTGTCCTTATCATGCCAAAAATGGTCATATAGCAAGAAAACAATTAACTCAAGATGAAATTAGAGCAGAAGTTACAGCATTGCAGAATATGGGACATAAAAGACTTGCTTTAGAAACTGGAGAAGACCCAGATTATGCTAGCATGGAGTATTTACTTGAATCTATAAAAACAATATACAGTATTAAACATAAAAACGGAGCCATCAGAAGAGTTAATGTAAATATTGCCGCTACTACAGTTGAAAATTATAGAAAGTTAAAAGATGCTGGAATCGGTACTTATGTGTTATTCCAAGAAACTTATCATAAACATACTTATGAGAAAGTTCACCCAAGCGGACCTAAAAGCAACTATGAATATCATACAGAGGCAATGGACAGAGCGATGGAAGGCGGTATCGATGATGTAGGTATAGGTGTATTATTCGGGCTTTATGATTATAAGTATGATTTTACTGCTATGCTCTATCATGCTAAACATTTGGAAGATACTTTTGGCTGCGGACCTCATACTATAAGTGTTCCTAGAATAAGACCTGCTGATGATGTTGATGTTAAAAGTTTTCCTAATGCCATAGTTGATAGTTTATTTAAAAAGATAGTTGCTGTTTTAAGAATTGCTGTTCCTTATACTGGTATAATAGTTTCTACAAGAGAGAGCCAAAAATCAAGAGAGGAGGCATTAGAAGTAGGAGTTTCTCAAATAAGCGGAGGTTCAAGAACTAGTGTCGGAGGATATGTTGAAGAGGAAGAAGAAAATTCAAAACAGTTTGAGATATCTGATAACCGTTCGCTTGATGATATTATTAAATGGCTTTCTGATATAGGTTATTTACCTAGCTTCTGTACTGCCTGCTATAGAGAAGGTAGAACAGGAGACAGATTTATGGCTTTTGCTAAGAGCGGACAAATAAAAAATTTCTGTCAGGCCAATGCTATAATAACATTAAAAGAATATAAAAATGATTATGCCAAAGAAGAAACTAGAAAATCTATAGATAAAGTTATGGCAAATGAAATAGAGAGAGTACCTAATGAAAAAGTAAAATCAAGATTGGTTGATGCTTTAAAAGGTATAGATGAAGGAAGAAGAGATTTTAAATTTTAA